In Selenomonas sp. TAMA-11512, a genomic segment contains:
- the sdhB gene encoding succinate dehydrogenase iron-sulfur subunit — protein sequence MADKKVRFIIERQDGPKDKPYTQEFEVDYRPGLNVVAALMEIQKNPVTVDGKRVAPVVWECNCLEKVCGACTMVINGKVQQACCALIDNLSQPIRLAPARTFPVIRDLHIDRSVMFESLKKIHGWVEVEGSWELGDAPRQDPNLAKIRYEISKCMTCGCCLEACPNVGPQSDFIGPSPTVQAYLFNTHPLGQYSKEKRLEALMEKGGITSCGNSQNCVEVCPKQIKLTTYLAQLNRDVNKQALKNIFNN from the coding sequence ATGGCAGATAAAAAAGTTCGCTTTATCATCGAGCGTCAGGATGGTCCAAAGGACAAACCGTATACGCAAGAGTTTGAAGTTGACTACCGCCCCGGACTCAATGTTGTTGCGGCACTGATGGAGATTCAGAAGAATCCTGTTACGGTTGACGGTAAGCGCGTTGCTCCGGTCGTTTGGGAGTGCAATTGTCTTGAAAAGGTTTGTGGTGCTTGCACGATGGTTATCAATGGGAAGGTACAGCAGGCCTGCTGTGCATTGATTGATAATCTCTCACAGCCGATTCGTTTGGCTCCTGCACGGACGTTCCCCGTTATCCGTGATCTTCACATTGATCGCTCCGTTATGTTCGAGAGCCTTAAGAAAATTCATGGCTGGGTTGAGGTTGAGGGTTCCTGGGAACTTGGAGATGCTCCTCGTCAGGATCCGAACTTGGCAAAGATTCGCTATGAGATTTCAAAGTGCATGACCTGCGGATGCTGCTTAGAGGCTTGTCCGAATGTCGGTCCGCAGTCCGACTTCATCGGGCCATCACCTACAGTACAGGCATATCTCTTCAATACGCATCCTCTTGGACAGTACAGCAAGGAAAAGCGTCTGGAAGCTCTCATGGAAAAAGGCGGCATTACGAGCTGCGGCAACAGCCAGAACTGCGTCGAGGTTTGCCCGAAGCAGATCAAGCTCACGACGTATCTCGCGCAGCTTAACCGTGATGTCAACAAGCAGGCACTCAAGAATATCTTCAATAACTGA
- a CDS encoding GNAT family protein: protein MANILREGERLCLRQAEEQDLDYIMELTHAPENKPFIVPFDREMHEKAIANPTETMDIIVERKEDGARVGYFYVHGLKSEAKEIEWTHVIMGVKGQGYGHEAMKLIKAWSFLDKGFHRAWLDCKDYNERALHLYESEGMIREGLIRETLLTDGRYENLVILGMLDREYMVRRAEGLEI from the coding sequence TTGGCAAATATCCTGCGGGAGGGAGAAAGACTTTGTCTCCGGCAAGCAGAAGAACAAGATCTCGACTATATTATGGAGCTCACACATGCCCCGGAAAATAAGCCTTTTATTGTACCGTTTGATCGTGAGATGCATGAAAAGGCAATTGCGAACCCGACGGAGACGATGGATATCATTGTCGAGCGCAAGGAGGATGGTGCCCGCGTCGGATACTTTTATGTGCATGGGTTAAAAAGCGAGGCCAAAGAGATTGAATGGACACATGTCATTATGGGGGTCAAAGGACAGGGATATGGTCATGAGGCAATGAAGCTTATCAAGGCATGGTCGTTTCTGGATAAAGGCTTTCACCGTGCTTGGCTGGATTGTAAAGACTACAATGAGCGGGCGCTGCATCTCTATGAGAGTGAAGGAATGATTCGCGAGGGCTTGATTCGAGAGACGCTCCTGACGGATGGAAGGTATGAGAACCTTGTCATCTTAGGAATGCTCGATCGTGAATATATGGTACGCAGAGCCGAAGGGTTGGAGATCTGA
- a CDS encoding response regulator has translation MEYKLKILITDDSALLRKKLREELETMDIEVLEAENGREAIMESLKDKPDGIILDVVMPEVNGVEALKVIKEIDPDMPVVMLSSVGTQENLLETMKMGALDFIQKPYTKEQIINSIEKIRKKVSDNA, from the coding sequence ATGGAGTATAAGTTGAAAATTTTAATCACGGATGACTCTGCGCTACTGCGAAAAAAATTACGTGAAGAGCTGGAAACAATGGATATTGAGGTGCTTGAGGCTGAAAATGGAAGAGAAGCTATCATGGAAAGTCTCAAGGACAAGCCGGACGGCATAATTCTTGATGTTGTTATGCCTGAGGTCAATGGTGTTGAGGCGCTTAAAGTCATCAAGGAAATTGATCCGGACATGCCGGTGGTTATGCTCTCTTCCGTAGGAACGCAGGAGAATCTTCTTGAAACCATGAAAATGGGGGCATTGGACTTTATTCAAAAACCGTATACCAAGGAGCAAATCATAAATTCGATTGAAAAAATCCGCAAAAAGGTGTCGGATAATGCATAG
- a CDS encoding acyl-CoA dehydratase activase-related protein, whose protein sequence is MSSLFDVGIDIGSTTIKLVVLDYEKKIVCKNYARHFSEIGTALYENLQSLKDIVGKEAFSFALTGSAGMGIAQQLKLPFVQEVIACASAVKALIPQTDTVVELGGEDAKVTYFGEAPEQRMNGVCAGGTGSFIDQMASLLSTDAAGLNALAEKGKQIYTIASRCGVFAKTDVQALMNDGAEKADIALSVFQAVVNQTISNLAQGRPIDGKVAFLGGPLHFLPMLKQRFIETLKLSKDEVVETEDGNYFVALGAALSEEAEVIDFERLQSSLQEAEKVAAKEIRQTDFTLFDSAAERVEFQKRHEKDKVKRGDLASYTGPVYIGIDAGSTTTKIAAIGRNKELLYTSYGSNQGSPLSTVVNEMKDLYASLPTTAHIGGVLTTGYGEAIVKAALHADAGEVETFAHLRAAQEFCPEVTFIMDIGGQDMKCFFVKDGTIGNITLNEACSAGCGSFIETFAKGLAMTAGEFAAMALDAKAPVDLGTRCTVFMNSKVKQAQKEGASVSDISAGIAFSVIKNALFKVMQLKDVRELGDHIVVQGGTFYNDAVLRSMEKLLSTDVIRPDISGLMGAYGAAILALERGQESSSVLSAKELSDFSVKASTYRCKKCGNQCQITMQQFSDGGRYYTGNRCERGIGGEKKTDEEQVPNIYKFKYRRLFKHYKAHTGAPRGKIGIPRTLNMYEDYPFWFTFFDQLGYEVVLSGKSSASMYYKGMATVPSDSLCYPAKLVHGHIMDLIEKGVTKIFYPCIPYNIGDEIHGSDNNYNCPVVASYAENIRGNMDILQEKNIEFMQPFLPMDDPKRMEKRLYEELQSEKIKKTELKAAMEAGYRELAQYKQEVRDFGSKVLEELERTGQQAVLLAGRPYHIDPEINHGIPEMIVSYGLPVLSEDAVYHKPIRHAESLEIVNQWSYHARLYHAARYANEHDNITLIQLSSFGCGLDAITTGQVKEIIEEQGRIYTMIKLDEVSNLGAARIRLRSLMAALARKEQAAFQPAVRKDRPRFTEECKKTHTILAPQMAPIHFRLMQAALKKHDYEVVIPDMPTKAAIDLGLRYVNNDMCYPAIVVIGQLIAALKEGKCDPDHTSIMLFQTCGACRATNYLSLLRNALRYAGFPQVPVFACWGLETDAFELDRACLIDAIKAGVYGDLLQNVKNRVLPYEVEPGSTMTLYEKWMQTAETEIRNGSYMKFSQNLKNIVTDFDALPIHEDMWKPKVGIVGEILVKYHPVANNHIEQVLMDEGAEVVMPDFVDFFLYMAYDSVVERKLLAGKLRDKIFAEMFIKVMEFFRRPARKALKSSKRFRAPYKITETAKLASRHVSLGNMAGEGWFLTGEMVKLIHEDVPNVVCLQPFGCLPNHITGKGVIHELRRSYKNANIVAIDCDAGSSEVNQVNRIKLMLSVAKDKNPMLQKEDVSSVSGDTSFKIG, encoded by the coding sequence TTGTCTTCCTTATTTGACGTGGGAATCGACATTGGTTCAACGACGATTAAGCTCGTGGTTTTAGACTATGAAAAGAAAATTGTCTGCAAGAACTATGCCCGTCACTTCTCGGAGATTGGTACTGCACTTTATGAGAATCTACAGAGTCTTAAAGACATTGTTGGCAAGGAAGCGTTTTCGTTTGCGCTGACAGGCTCGGCAGGGATGGGGATTGCACAACAGCTGAAACTTCCGTTTGTGCAGGAAGTCATCGCTTGTGCTTCAGCGGTAAAGGCGTTGATTCCACAGACGGACACGGTCGTCGAGCTCGGCGGCGAGGACGCCAAGGTCACATATTTCGGTGAGGCGCCGGAACAGCGTATGAATGGTGTTTGCGCAGGCGGGACAGGCTCCTTTATCGATCAGATGGCATCCCTTCTGTCAACAGATGCGGCAGGGCTGAATGCTCTGGCTGAAAAAGGCAAACAGATCTATACGATTGCATCGCGCTGCGGTGTCTTTGCAAAAACGGATGTGCAGGCACTTATGAACGATGGTGCGGAGAAGGCGGATATTGCACTCTCTGTGTTTCAGGCGGTTGTCAATCAGACGATCAGCAATCTGGCACAGGGACGGCCTATTGACGGCAAAGTCGCTTTTTTAGGCGGCCCGCTTCACTTTCTGCCCATGCTCAAACAGCGTTTTATCGAGACGTTGAAGCTCTCGAAGGATGAAGTTGTTGAGACGGAGGACGGAAATTATTTTGTTGCGCTCGGTGCAGCTTTATCGGAGGAGGCTGAGGTCATTGACTTCGAACGACTGCAGAGCAGCCTCCAAGAGGCGGAGAAAGTCGCAGCGAAGGAAATCCGGCAAACGGACTTTACCCTCTTTGACAGTGCGGCAGAGCGAGTGGAGTTTCAGAAGCGCCATGAAAAGGATAAGGTCAAGCGTGGAGATCTCGCCTCTTATACTGGGCCGGTCTATATCGGTATAGATGCAGGGTCAACAACGACAAAAATTGCTGCGATTGGGCGCAATAAAGAGCTTCTCTACACGTCGTATGGAAGCAACCAGGGATCACCGCTTTCAACGGTTGTCAATGAAATGAAAGACCTCTATGCGTCACTTCCGACAACGGCCCACATTGGCGGTGTCTTGACGACGGGCTATGGGGAAGCAATTGTAAAGGCAGCTCTCCACGCGGATGCCGGTGAGGTTGAGACATTTGCACATCTTCGTGCGGCACAGGAGTTTTGTCCCGAGGTCACATTCATTATGGATATCGGCGGGCAGGATATGAAGTGCTTCTTTGTCAAGGACGGCACCATTGGCAATATTACGCTGAACGAGGCTTGCTCGGCGGGGTGCGGGTCTTTTATCGAGACCTTTGCCAAGGGGCTTGCCATGACGGCCGGAGAGTTTGCTGCCATGGCGCTCGACGCAAAGGCCCCTGTTGATTTAGGAACGCGCTGTACAGTCTTTATGAATTCCAAGGTCAAGCAGGCGCAGAAGGAAGGGGCATCGGTCAGCGACATATCGGCCGGGATTGCTTTCTCCGTTATAAAGAATGCCCTGTTTAAGGTCATGCAGCTTAAAGACGTGCGTGAGCTCGGGGATCATATTGTCGTGCAGGGAGGGACATTCTATAACGATGCTGTCCTGCGCTCGATGGAAAAACTCCTTTCAACCGATGTCATTCGTCCGGATATTTCAGGGCTTATGGGGGCTTATGGAGCGGCTATCCTGGCCCTTGAGAGAGGGCAGGAGTCCTCGTCTGTCCTGTCGGCAAAAGAGCTGTCCGATTTCTCCGTCAAGGCAAGCACCTATCGCTGCAAGAAGTGCGGAAATCAGTGCCAAATTACCATGCAGCAGTTCTCCGACGGTGGCCGTTACTACACGGGAAACCGCTGTGAGCGCGGCATTGGCGGTGAAAAGAAGACGGATGAAGAACAGGTTCCGAACATTTACAAGTTCAAATATCGCCGTCTCTTCAAGCACTATAAAGCACATACGGGTGCTCCCCGCGGCAAGATAGGCATTCCTCGCACGCTCAATATGTATGAGGATTATCCTTTTTGGTTTACCTTTTTCGATCAATTGGGCTACGAGGTTGTCCTATCGGGAAAATCGTCGGCATCGATGTATTACAAAGGCATGGCGACAGTTCCGTCAGACTCGCTTTGCTATCCGGCAAAGCTGGTACACGGGCATATTATGGATCTCATTGAAAAAGGCGTTACGAAGATTTTTTATCCATGTATTCCTTACAATATAGGGGATGAAATACACGGTTCGGACAACAACTACAACTGCCCTGTAGTCGCCTCATATGCGGAAAACATCCGCGGAAACATGGATATTCTGCAGGAGAAAAACATTGAATTCATGCAGCCCTTCCTTCCGATGGATGATCCGAAACGCATGGAAAAGCGCCTCTACGAGGAGCTGCAGAGCGAAAAGATCAAGAAAACGGAGCTCAAGGCCGCGATGGAAGCGGGCTATAGAGAACTCGCGCAGTACAAGCAAGAGGTCCGCGATTTCGGCTCCAAGGTATTGGAAGAGTTGGAGCGCACAGGACAGCAGGCAGTCCTCCTCGCGGGACGCCCCTACCATATTGATCCGGAGATCAATCATGGCATACCGGAGATGATTGTTTCGTACGGCCTCCCTGTGCTTTCGGAGGATGCCGTCTATCACAAGCCGATCCGTCATGCAGAGAGTCTCGAGATCGTCAACCAGTGGAGCTACCATGCACGTCTCTATCATGCGGCTCGCTATGCCAATGAGCATGACAACATCACGCTCATTCAGCTCTCGTCCTTTGGATGCGGTCTTGATGCGATTACGACGGGACAGGTCAAAGAAATTATTGAAGAGCAGGGTCGTATTTACACGATGATCAAGCTTGATGAGGTTTCGAATCTGGGGGCGGCGCGCATTCGTCTGCGCTCTTTGATGGCGGCTCTTGCACGCAAAGAACAGGCGGCGTTTCAGCCTGCTGTGCGGAAGGATCGACCGCGCTTTACGGAAGAGTGCAAAAAAACGCATACCATCCTCGCACCGCAGATGGCTCCGATACACTTTCGCCTCATGCAGGCGGCGCTCAAAAAGCATGATTACGAGGTCGTCATACCCGATATGCCGACCAAGGCTGCGATTGATTTGGGGCTTCGCTATGTCAATAACGACATGTGCTATCCGGCGATTGTTGTCATTGGACAGCTCATTGCTGCGCTCAAAGAAGGAAAATGCGATCCCGATCATACATCGATCATGCTTTTCCAGACCTGTGGCGCTTGCCGCGCAACGAATTATTTGAGCCTCCTGCGCAATGCTCTGCGATATGCGGGATTTCCGCAAGTTCCTGTATTCGCCTGCTGGGGCCTTGAAACGGATGCCTTTGAGCTGGATCGAGCGTGTCTCATAGATGCTATCAAGGCTGGTGTTTACGGGGATTTGCTGCAAAATGTCAAGAATCGTGTTTTGCCGTATGAGGTCGAGCCCGGTTCAACAATGACGCTCTATGAGAAATGGATGCAGACGGCAGAGACAGAAATCCGAAATGGCAGCTACATGAAATTTTCGCAAAATCTCAAGAACATTGTGACCGACTTTGATGCACTTCCCATCCACGAGGATATGTGGAAGCCGAAGGTTGGTATTGTCGGAGAAATTCTTGTTAAGTATCACCCTGTGGCAAATAATCACATTGAGCAGGTGTTGATGGATGAGGGCGCCGAAGTGGTCATGCCTGACTTTGTCGATTTCTTCCTCTATATGGCGTATGATTCTGTTGTCGAGCGAAAGCTTCTGGCAGGTAAATTGAGGGATAAGATTTTTGCCGAGATGTTTATCAAGGTCATGGAGTTTTTCCGTCGACCGGCAAGAAAGGCCCTCAAGAGCAGTAAGCGATTCCGCGCGCCGTATAAGATTACGGAGACGGCAAAGCTGGCGTCTCGTCACGTATCGCTTGGCAATATGGCGGGTGAGGGCTGGTTTCTCACGGGCGAGATGGTCAAACTCATTCATGAGGATGTACCGAACGTCGTTTGTCTGCAGCCGTTCGGATGCCTCCCGAATCACATCACTGGCAAGGGAGTTATTCATGAGCTTCGTCGCAGCTATAAGAATGCAAATATTGTTGCCATTGATTGCGATGCGGGATCGAGTGAAGTCAATCAGGTCAATCGTATTAAGCTCATGCTGTCTGTTGCCAAGGATAAAAATCCGATGCTGCAGAAAGAAGACGTGTCGTCTGTGTCAGGTGACACAAGTTTTAAAATAGGATAA
- a CDS encoding IMP dehydrogenase — protein sequence MAFYYNEPSHTFGEYLLVPGYSSDKCIPMNVTLETPLVKFKKGEEPKIKLNIPMTSAIMQAVSNDTLAIALAREGGVSFIYGSQTVEEEAAMVARVKNYKSGFVSSDSNLTPMTTLKEVLDLKEETGHSTMAVTEDGTAEGKLLGIVTSRDYRVTRMRMDTLVKDFMTPFEKLIYADADITLSQANDLIWQYKLNMLPLIDKNQRLKYMVFRKDYTDNKDHELELVDDQKRYIVGAGINTRDYAERVPALLEAGADVLCIDSSEGFSEWQRITIKYIKEHFGEDVKVGAGNIVDGEGFRFLAEAGADFVKVGIGGGSICITRETKGIGRGQATAVIEVAKARDEYFKETGIYVPICSDGGIVHDYHMTLALAMGADFMMLGRYFSRFDESPTDIVKVNGTYYKEYWGEGSNRARNWQRYDMGGARKLSFEEGVDSYVPYAGSLKENVGTSLAKIRSTMCNCGALTLEELRDKAKITQVSATSIVEGGSHDVILKDKFGRD from the coding sequence ATGGCATTTTATTACAATGAACCGTCGCACACATTTGGTGAATATCTCTTGGTTCCGGGCTATTCCTCGGATAAATGTATTCCGATGAATGTCACCCTTGAGACACCGCTTGTTAAATTTAAAAAAGGTGAAGAGCCGAAAATCAAGCTGAATATTCCCATGACCTCTGCCATCATGCAGGCTGTATCAAATGATACGCTGGCGATCGCTCTTGCTCGTGAGGGCGGCGTTTCCTTTATCTATGGCTCCCAGACAGTTGAAGAAGAGGCCGCCATGGTCGCTCGAGTCAAGAACTACAAGTCGGGGTTTGTCTCTAGTGACTCCAATCTTACACCGATGACAACGCTCAAAGAAGTTCTTGATCTTAAAGAAGAGACGGGACATTCCACAATGGCAGTCACGGAAGATGGAACGGCGGAGGGAAAACTGCTCGGTATTGTCACGAGCCGAGATTATCGTGTCACGCGCATGCGGATGGACACGCTTGTCAAGGATTTTATGACACCTTTTGAAAAGCTCATTTATGCCGATGCGGACATTACGCTCTCGCAGGCAAATGATCTTATCTGGCAGTACAAGCTCAACATGCTTCCTCTCATTGATAAAAATCAGCGATTGAAGTATATGGTTTTCCGCAAGGATTATACAGACAACAAAGATCATGAGTTGGAGCTCGTCGATGATCAAAAACGATATATTGTCGGTGCTGGTATCAATACGCGCGACTACGCAGAGCGTGTGCCGGCGCTCTTGGAAGCGGGGGCGGATGTCCTCTGTATCGACTCATCGGAGGGCTTCTCTGAATGGCAGCGCATCACGATTAAGTACATCAAGGAGCATTTTGGCGAGGATGTCAAGGTTGGTGCCGGCAACATCGTTGACGGAGAAGGTTTCCGATTCCTTGCAGAGGCCGGTGCGGACTTTGTCAAAGTAGGTATTGGCGGCGGATCCATCTGCATTACTCGAGAGACGAAGGGCATCGGTCGAGGACAGGCAACGGCGGTCATTGAGGTCGCTAAGGCGCGGGATGAGTACTTTAAAGAGACAGGCATCTATGTGCCGATCTGCTCGGACGGAGGGATTGTTCATGACTACCACATGACACTGGCGCTTGCGATGGGCGCAGACTTCATGATGCTTGGCCGTTACTTTTCTCGATTTGATGAGTCTCCAACGGATATCGTCAAGGTCAACGGTACCTATTACAAGGAATATTGGGGTGAGGGCTCAAATCGTGCACGTAACTGGCAGCGTTATGATATGGGTGGAGCACGCAAGCTTTCCTTTGAAGAGGGCGTTGATTCCTATGTGCCCTATGCCGGATCACTCAAGGAAAACGTCGGCACGTCGCTGGCAAAGATTCGTTCTACCATGTGCAACTGTGGTGCGCTTACGCTGGAGGAACTGCGTGATAAGGCGAAGATTACACAGGTTTCCGCGACTTCTATTGTCGAGGGCGGATCACATGATGTTATCCTCAAGGATAAGTTCGGCAGAGACTAA
- a CDS encoding AEC family transporter — protein sequence MLDNLIVSLGAVVPLFVLVGIGLVVKQMAFLTSEELRRVNKMVFEIFFFFMMFYNIYITDIGNLFRPGLVTFAIASVLLTILIATFIVVRIEPTNARRGTMIQAIFRSNFVLVGIPVVSNLFPAEEIAVTTMMIAVIVPLYNVCGVLVLETFRGGKINPWHMMKSVLQNPMILGAVLGAFLRLAALHIPLQILKPIGQVAAATTPVALIILGASFQLGTTEAHRPQLIETILARLVLVPCAVLGSAYALGFSGIELATLMVIFAAPCAVASFAMAQQMGGDADLAGNAVVFTSGLSAVTLFLWVLLFKTIGAF from the coding sequence TTGTTGGATAATCTGATTGTGTCGTTGGGGGCTGTTGTGCCGCTTTTTGTACTTGTGGGCATCGGTCTCGTTGTGAAGCAGATGGCGTTTTTGACGAGCGAGGAACTGCGCCGTGTCAATAAGATGGTATTTGAGATATTCTTCTTCTTTATGATGTTTTACAACATTTATATAACGGATATAGGAAATCTGTTTCGTCCGGGACTGGTCACGTTTGCCATTGCGAGTGTTTTGCTGACGATTCTCATTGCGACATTTATTGTCGTTCGTATAGAACCGACGAATGCCCGTCGCGGCACGATGATACAAGCGATATTTCGCAGCAATTTTGTTTTGGTTGGCATTCCTGTTGTGTCCAATCTGTTTCCGGCTGAGGAGATTGCCGTTACAACAATGATGATCGCTGTCATTGTTCCACTTTACAATGTTTGTGGCGTACTTGTCCTGGAGACGTTTCGCGGAGGGAAAATCAATCCGTGGCACATGATGAAAAGCGTACTGCAAAATCCTATGATATTAGGGGCTGTTCTGGGTGCATTTCTTCGTTTGGCGGCTCTGCACATACCGTTGCAGATCCTGAAGCCGATCGGGCAGGTGGCTGCAGCTACTACGCCAGTAGCTTTGATTATTCTTGGAGCATCCTTTCAGTTGGGCACGACAGAGGCCCATCGTCCACAGCTTATTGAAACGATACTTGCGAGGCTCGTCTTAGTACCGTGTGCTGTTCTTGGAAGCGCTTACGCGCTGGGATTTTCCGGGATAGAACTCGCGACGCTGATGGTCATCTTTGCTGCGCCGTGCGCGGTTGCCTCGTTTGCGATGGCGCAGCAAATGGGGGGAGATGCTGATCTTGCGGGAAATGCGGTCGTATTTACTTCCGGGCTCTCAGCTGTTACGCTTTTTTTATGGGTACTTCTGTTTAAGACGATCGGAGCATTTTAA
- a CDS encoding methionine gamma-lyase family protein: protein MNFSKELLGLKEEVIQELELHFKEIDAAAEVNTLKVIDAMRRVRVSDMHFNTSSGYAYDDVGRTKLEELYQEVFKAESALVRTQFVSGTHTLSAVLFGILRPGDRVVSLTGTPYDTMQTVLGYTRESKGSLKEFGILYEELPLMEDGAVDMDGIDAVLRRDTKMVMIQRSRGYSKRPTLSVGKIGEICEKVHTICPNCVCFVDNCYGEFVEEKEPIEVGADIAAGSLIKNPGGGLAPTGGYIVGRRDLVELASYRLTSPGMGAELGASLSNNRYLFQGFFMAPHIVAQALKGAIFAAGVFSRMGYPTYPDPWEERYDIIQAIELGSAEKLAAFCRGVQYYSPVDSFVTPEPWDMPGYSDQVIMAAGTFVQGASIEFSADGPMREPYNVYLQGGLTFEQVMFGILGAASEIKQIEADQK from the coding sequence ATGAATTTTTCAAAAGAACTTTTAGGGTTAAAAGAAGAGGTTATACAGGAGCTTGAGCTGCACTTTAAAGAAATTGATGCCGCTGCAGAGGTCAATACGCTCAAGGTCATCGATGCGATGCGTCGTGTACGTGTTTCGGATATGCACTTCAATACTTCAAGCGGTTATGCTTATGATGATGTCGGCCGTACAAAGCTGGAGGAGCTCTATCAAGAGGTGTTTAAAGCGGAGAGCGCACTTGTACGAACGCAATTCGTCTCAGGGACGCACACCTTGTCAGCGGTACTTTTCGGTATTCTGCGCCCGGGAGATCGGGTTGTCTCGCTGACAGGCACTCCATATGATACGATGCAGACCGTCTTAGGCTATACGCGGGAAAGCAAAGGCTCTTTAAAAGAGTTTGGTATTCTCTATGAGGAGCTGCCTCTCATGGAGGACGGAGCAGTTGATATGGACGGTATAGATGCCGTTTTGAGACGTGATACAAAGATGGTCATGATACAGCGCTCTCGCGGATACAGTAAACGTCCTACGCTCAGTGTTGGCAAGATTGGTGAAATCTGTGAAAAAGTACATACAATATGTCCGAACTGTGTATGCTTTGTCGATAACTGTTACGGTGAGTTCGTTGAGGAAAAAGAGCCTATTGAGGTAGGGGCGGATATTGCTGCCGGGTCTTTGATTAAGAACCCGGGGGGAGGTCTCGCCCCAACCGGTGGCTATATTGTCGGGCGCAGAGATCTTGTCGAGCTTGCTTCGTATCGATTGACGTCTCCCGGCATGGGAGCGGAGCTGGGTGCCTCGCTCTCCAACAATCGGTATCTCTTTCAAGGTTTTTTTATGGCGCCGCATATTGTGGCGCAGGCATTGAAGGGGGCGATATTTGCCGCAGGTGTTTTTTCTCGTATGGGTTATCCGACATATCCCGATCCTTGGGAGGAGCGTTATGATATCATACAGGCCATTGAACTTGGCTCTGCGGAGAAGCTGGCCGCTTTCTGCCGGGGTGTACAGTATTATTCGCCTGTGGATTCTTTTGTTACGCCGGAGCCGTGGGATATGCCCGGATACAGTGATCAGGTTATCATGGCGGCCGGAACATTTGTGCAGGGAGCTTCGATTGAGTTTAGCGCAGACGGACCGATGAGAGAGCCGTATAATGTCTATCTGCAGGGCGGGCTGACCTTTGAGCAGGTGATGTTTGGCATATTGGGTGCAGCCTCCGAAATCAAGCAAATAGAAGCAGATCAAAAGTGA
- a CDS encoding DUF47 family protein, which yields MFNFKQKDTEFFDLFLESARYFHKCAVMMDDVMQDYTKAEEKMTEIIDLEHEADAVNDKIIDKLNQTFITPIDREDIYSMANGLDDGVDFLQGTLQRIVMYRIGEGKDGAVKLTKLLIESTEEMLRAFELLKDVKKNQIQILKCTHKISSLESEGDRVYRHEVAALFENTKDPIELIKWKDVFEFLEDTLDHCESVADMIRGVVMKYA from the coding sequence ATGTTTAATTTTAAACAGAAGGACACGGAGTTTTTTGATCTGTTCTTAGAAAGTGCCAGGTACTTCCACAAATGTGCGGTCATGATGGATGACGTCATGCAGGATTATACGAAGGCTGAGGAGAAGATGACGGAAATCATTGACTTAGAGCATGAAGCGGATGCTGTCAATGACAAGATCATCGATAAGCTGAATCAGACTTTTATTACGCCGATTGACCGTGAAGACATCTACTCCATGGCAAACGGACTGGATGACGGGGTGGACTTCTTGCAGGGGACGCTGCAGCGCATCGTTATGTATCGAATCGGTGAAGGCAAGGATGGAGCTGTCAAGCTGACAAAACTTCTTATTGAAAGTACGGAAGAGATGCTTCGCGCCTTTGAGTTATTAAAGGATGTCAAGAAGAACCAAATACAAATCCTAAAGTGTACGCATAAGATCAGCAGCCTGGAAAGTGAGGGCGATCGCGTTTATCGTCATGAAGTTGCTGCGCTCTTCGAGAATACAAAGGATCCGATAGAGCTTATCAAGTGGAAGGATGTCTTTGAATTCCTGGAAGATACGCTGGATCATTGTGAGTCCGTTGCGGATATGATACGTGGTGTGGTAATGAAGTATGCCTGA